Proteins found in one Magnolia sinica isolate HGM2019 chromosome 5, MsV1, whole genome shotgun sequence genomic segment:
- the LOC131246918 gene encoding EP1-like glycoprotein 2, with product MATLRCTAIQWVNQGEMGDYVTEYGAFYHQVTVSGLSSFHFRVCFYNTTPNAHVFAIRMGTPRGEAIMRWVWDANRNDPVRENATLTFGRNGNLILADADGRVVWQTNTANKAVTGIKLLSTGNLVLHDKNGRFLWQSFSHPTDTLLGGQSVRLDVTKKLISRTSAEDGSDGLYSLEIARNGFVMYMDHSGTALQYGGWGRDNQIEAVTFVSEKHHIDEAFYLTLNFVVNGSASGGFDLVRLNYNNTYSFLRLGSDGNLKTFTYYEKVVEGAWMPTFSYFSGTFVMECRLPMKCGSLGLCQEGMCVACPQRQGMLGWSEMCAPPKLPSSSCKASASVDYYKIDGVEHFLSRNVEGVGPMKVEECREKCSKDCKCVGFFYWRESSKCWVVPFLRTIRKVEESSHTAYIKFSKQEFHLPTLFSIVSFHR from the exons ATGGCTACTCTACGCTGCACAGCAATTCAATGGGTGAACCAAGGCGAAATGGGTGACTATGTAACCGAATATGGCGCCTTCTATCACCAGGTGACCGTCAGTGGCTTGTCCAGTTTCCATTTCAGGGTCTGCTTCTACAACACTACCCCAAATGCACATGTCTTCGCCATCCGCATGGGGACCCCACGGGGCGAAGCCATCATGCGCTGGGTCTGGGATGCTAACCGTAACGATCCTGTCCGTGAAAATGCCACTCTCACCTTCGGCCGCAATGGCAATCTCATCCTTGCTGATGCAGATGGCCGTGTCGTCTGGCAAACCAATACAGCTAACAAAGCCGTCACTGGCATTAAGCTCCTCTCCACTGGGAATCTAGTCCTTCATGACAAGAACGGTAGGTTCTTGTGGCAAAGTTTCAGCCATCCTACTGACACCCTCCTTGGGGGCCAGTCAGTTCGATTGGACGTTACCAAGAAGCTCATCAGCCGCACATCCGCTGAGGACGGATCGGATGGTCTGTATAGCTTGGAGATAGCTCGTAATGGGTTCGTCATGTACATGGATCACTCCGGTACGGCTCTTCAGTATGGAGGTTGGGGAAGAGATAATCAGATTGAAGCAGTCACCTTCGTAAGCGAAAAGCATCACATAGATGAGGCATTCTACCTAACGTTGAATTTTGTAGTTAATGGGAGTGCCTCAGGTGGATTCGATTTGGTTAGGCTGAATTACAATAACACGTATTCATTCCTACGGTTGGGATCGGATGGGAATCTGAAGACATTCACCTACTATGAGAAGGTTGTGGAAGGTGCATGGATGCCAACGTTTTCATACTTCAGTGGCACttttgtgat GGAGTGTAGATTGCCGATGAAGTGTGGTTCGCTTGGGTTGTGCCAAGAGGGGATGTGTGTTGCGTGCCCTCAGCGCCAAGGAATGTTAGGGTGGAGCGAGATGTGCGCACCTCCTAAGCTCCCATCGTCGTCTTGCAAGGCTAGTGCAAGCGTCGATTACTATAAGATCGATGGTGTAGAACACTTCTTGAGTAGGAATGTGGAGGGAGTGGGGCCCATGAAGGTGGAAGAGTGCAGGGAGAAGTGCAGCAAGGATTGCAAGTGTGTAGGGTTCTTCTATTGGAGGGAGTCTTCCAAGTGCTGGGTTGTTCCTTTCCTTCGTACGATCAGGAAAGTGGAAGAGTCATCCCACACTGCATATATCAAGTTCTCTAAGCAGGAGTTTCATCTTCCCACCTTGTTCTCTATTGTATCTTTCCACCGTTGA